The following are from one region of the Achromobacter xylosoxidans genome:
- the hflC gene encoding protease modulator HflC, which produces MQRLMPILVGLLIVLAALSSCVFVVRERDYALVFSLGEVRKTISEPGLYFKAPPPFQNVVTLDKRILTIETNEAERIQTSEKKNLLIDSYVKWRILDPRQYYVSTGGNERVAQERLQALIRDALNASVNVRTVRDVVSTERDKIMAEILTNVAKRAEPLGVQIVDVRLRRIEFAPEISESVYRRMEAERTRVANELRSIGAAEGEKIRAEADRQREVIVAQAYAKAQGIMGEGDAAAAAIYSQAYGKNPQFYTYYKSLEAYRASFSKPGDVLVVDPSSSFFQFMKDPTGDALAPVTVPAK; this is translated from the coding sequence ATGCAACGTCTCATGCCTATCCTGGTCGGCCTGCTCATCGTGCTGGCCGCCCTTTCTTCCTGCGTCTTCGTCGTGCGCGAGCGCGACTATGCCCTGGTGTTCTCGCTGGGTGAAGTACGCAAGACCATTAGCGAACCCGGCCTCTACTTCAAGGCGCCGCCTCCGTTCCAGAATGTCGTGACGCTCGACAAGCGCATTCTGACCATCGAAACCAACGAAGCCGAACGCATCCAGACTTCCGAAAAGAAGAACCTGCTGATCGATTCGTACGTCAAGTGGCGCATTCTGGATCCGCGCCAGTACTACGTGTCCACCGGCGGCAACGAGCGTGTGGCGCAGGAGCGCCTGCAGGCGCTGATCCGCGACGCGCTGAACGCCTCGGTCAACGTGCGCACGGTGCGCGACGTGGTCTCGACCGAACGCGACAAGATCATGGCCGAAATCCTGACCAACGTCGCCAAGCGCGCCGAGCCGTTGGGCGTCCAGATCGTCGACGTGCGCCTGCGCCGCATCGAGTTCGCGCCGGAAATTTCGGAATCGGTGTACCGCCGCATGGAAGCGGAGCGTACGCGCGTCGCCAACGAGCTGCGCTCCATCGGCGCCGCCGAAGGCGAAAAGATCCGCGCCGAAGCCGACCGCCAGCGTGAAGTCATCGTGGCCCAGGCCTACGCCAAGGCCCAGGGCATCATGGGTGAGGGCGATGCCGCGGCCGCCGCGATCTATTCGCAGGCCTACGGCAAGAACCCGCAGTTCTACACGTACTACAAGAGCCTGGAAGCCTACCGCGCTTCGTTCTCGAAGCCGGGCGACGTGCTGGTTGTCGACCCCAGCTCCAGCTTCTTCCAGTTCATGAAGGACCCCACCGGCGACGCCCTGGCGCCGGTCACCGTGCCGGCCAAGTGA
- the hflK gene encoding FtsH protease activity modulator HflK, producing MPRIIKLFNLNDPGWGRGNNNGSEPPPKRPQGNGDGPPDLDEVWRDFNNRIGSLFGRKGGGGNNRPGNRGGMTPPSPRGARIGLGVIALVAAGIWLASGFYIVQEGQVAVVTQFGKYKSTSQAGFQWRLPYPIQSHEMVNVSQLRTFEVGFRGGARNKVLPEALMLTTDENIVDMQFVVQYRLRADGAPDYLFMTRDPDESVRQASETAMREVVGKQSMDFVLYEGRTTVATQVQTLMQQILDRYQTGVQVSTVAIQNVQPPEQVQAAFDDAVKAGQDRERQINEGQAYANQVVPLASGQASRMTEQAEGYKAKVVGDAQGNTSRFTSILGEYEKSPQVMRQRMYLESMQEIFTRASKVMVDTKSNNNMLYLPLDKIMHLAAQDASKSGVAGSGSTTLAPPAQSPARGSAAPVPQSSGSSNSNTLPRDRTSR from the coding sequence ATGCCGCGAATTATCAAACTCTTCAATCTGAATGACCCCGGCTGGGGTCGTGGGAACAACAATGGCTCCGAGCCGCCGCCCAAGCGGCCCCAAGGCAACGGAGACGGCCCTCCCGACCTGGACGAGGTCTGGCGCGATTTCAACAATCGCATCGGATCGTTGTTCGGGCGCAAGGGCGGGGGCGGCAATAACCGCCCCGGAAACCGCGGCGGCATGACGCCGCCGTCGCCGCGCGGTGCGCGCATCGGCCTGGGGGTGATTGCCCTGGTCGCGGCCGGCATCTGGCTGGCCAGCGGTTTCTACATCGTTCAGGAAGGCCAGGTCGCGGTTGTGACACAGTTCGGCAAGTACAAGTCGACGTCGCAAGCCGGTTTCCAATGGCGCCTGCCGTATCCCATTCAAAGCCACGAAATGGTCAACGTGTCGCAACTGCGCACGTTCGAAGTCGGTTTCCGTGGCGGCGCGCGCAATAAGGTCCTGCCTGAAGCGCTGATGCTCACGACGGACGAGAACATCGTCGATATGCAGTTCGTCGTGCAGTACCGCCTGCGTGCCGACGGCGCGCCCGATTACCTGTTCATGACGCGCGACCCGGACGAATCCGTCCGCCAGGCCTCGGAAACGGCCATGCGCGAAGTCGTGGGCAAGCAGTCCATGGACTTCGTGCTCTACGAAGGCCGCACCACGGTGGCCACGCAAGTGCAAACCCTGATGCAGCAGATCCTGGACCGCTACCAGACCGGCGTGCAGGTCAGCACCGTGGCGATCCAGAACGTGCAGCCGCCTGAACAGGTGCAGGCCGCGTTCGATGACGCCGTCAAGGCAGGTCAGGACCGCGAGCGCCAGATCAACGAAGGCCAGGCCTACGCCAACCAGGTCGTGCCGCTGGCCAGCGGCCAGGCCTCCCGCATGACGGAGCAGGCCGAGGGTTACAAGGCCAAGGTTGTCGGCGACGCCCAGGGTAATACCTCGCGCTTCACCAGCATCCTCGGCGAATACGAGAAGTCGCCGCAGGTCATGCGCCAGCGCATGTATCTGGAAAGCATGCAGGAGATCTTCACGCGCGCCAGCAAGGTCATGGTCGACACCAAGAGCAACAACAACATGCTGTACCTGCCCTTGGACAAGATCATGCATCTGGCCGCTCAGGACGCCAGCAAGTCCGGTGTCGCCGGTTCCGGTTCGACCACGCTGGCTCCGCCCGCGCAGTCGCCGGCGCGCGGTAGCGCCGCGCCGGTGCCTCAGTCTTCCGGCAGCAGCAATAGCAACACGCTGCCTCGCGACCGTACGTCGCGCTAA
- the hflX gene encoding GTPase HflX, whose amino-acid sequence MRALIISVDLGDPDFAAHAEEFAMLAKGAGAEIVGTLTARRDRPDAKFFIGSGKADEGVAMAQALLADIVLFDQPLSPAQQRNLERAFNLRVVDRVALILDIFALRAKSHEGKLQVELAQLQHLATRLTRMWSHLERQRGGIGMRGPGESQLEMDRRMIGAKVKVLRERLDKVERQRVTQRRARARGGALSVSLVGYTNAGKSTLFNALTRADSYAADQLFATLDTTTRRIWIEGAGSVVVSDTVGFIRDLPHGLIAAFRATLEETVHADLLLHVVDAASPQRDEQIFEVNKVLAEIGAAAIPTILVYNKIDLAGLEPRVERDAHGTIARVFVSATERAGLDALRGAIAETGQIVGNNAANYQTLQSE is encoded by the coding sequence ATGCGCGCTCTGATTATCAGCGTCGATCTGGGAGATCCGGACTTCGCGGCCCATGCCGAGGAATTCGCCATGCTGGCCAAGGGCGCTGGCGCGGAAATCGTCGGCACCTTGACGGCGCGGCGGGACAGACCCGACGCCAAGTTCTTCATCGGTTCAGGCAAGGCCGATGAGGGTGTGGCGATGGCCCAGGCCCTGCTGGCCGACATCGTCCTTTTCGACCAGCCGCTGTCCCCCGCGCAGCAACGCAACCTGGAACGCGCCTTCAACCTGCGCGTGGTGGATCGCGTTGCGCTCATTCTCGACATCTTCGCGCTGCGCGCGAAGAGCCATGAAGGCAAGCTGCAGGTCGAATTGGCCCAGCTGCAGCATCTGGCCACGCGCCTGACCCGCATGTGGAGTCACCTGGAACGGCAGCGCGGCGGTATCGGCATGCGCGGGCCGGGTGAATCCCAGCTCGAAATGGACCGCCGCATGATCGGCGCCAAGGTCAAGGTACTGCGCGAACGTCTGGACAAGGTCGAACGCCAACGCGTGACCCAGCGCCGGGCGCGCGCGCGCGGCGGTGCGCTGTCGGTATCGCTGGTCGGCTATACCAACGCCGGCAAGTCCACCTTGTTCAATGCCCTGACGCGCGCAGACAGCTACGCCGCCGATCAGTTGTTCGCGACGCTGGATACGACCACGCGCCGCATCTGGATCGAAGGGGCGGGCTCGGTGGTGGTGTCCGACACGGTCGGGTTCATCCGCGATCTGCCCCACGGCCTGATTGCGGCGTTCCGCGCCACCCTGGAAGAAACCGTGCATGCCGACCTGCTGCTGCACGTGGTCGATGCCGCCAGCCCGCAGCGCGACGAACAGATCTTCGAGGTCAACAAGGTTCTGGCCGAAATCGGCGCGGCCGCGATTCCCACCATTCTGGTCTACAACAAGATCGATCTTGCCGGATTGGAGCCGCGGGTGGAACGCGATGCACATGGTACGATTGCGCGAGTATTTGTAAGCGCCACCGAGCGCGCCGGTTTGGATGCGTTGCGCGGGGCAATTGCGGAAACCGGACAGATTGTGGGAAACAATGCCGCGAATTATCAAACTCTTCAATCTGAATGA
- the hfq gene encoding RNA chaperone Hfq, producing the protein MSNKGQTLQDPFLNTLRKDHVPVSIYLVNGIKLQGQIESFDQYVVLLRNTVTQMVYKHAISTVVPARAVNFQVEVPAE; encoded by the coding sequence ATGAGCAATAAAGGGCAAACTCTGCAAGATCCGTTCCTGAACACGCTGCGCAAGGACCATGTGCCCGTGTCGATCTACTTGGTGAACGGCATCAAGCTTCAAGGGCAAATCGAATCCTTCGACCAGTACGTGGTGCTGCTGCGCAATACGGTCACGCAAATGGTTTACAAGCACGCCATTTCGACCGTCGTTCCCGCGCGTGCCGTGAATTTCCAGGTGGAAGTCCCTGCTGAGTAA
- the hisC gene encoding histidinol-phosphate transaminase produces the protein MSRFWSPVVGTLSPYVPGEQPKLQNLVKLNTNEHPYGPSPKVLDAIRSACDDTLKLYPDPSSDRLRQTIAGTVGVQPGQVFVGNGSDEVLAHVFLALLKHERPLRFPDITYSFYPVYCGLYGIQYETVPLTADFRIAVEDYLPGGKGQAGAIIFPNPNAPTGRALSAAEVERIVAGNPDAVVVVDEAYVDFGGESVIPLVDRYDNLLVVQTLSKSRSLAGLRVGFAVGSAELIDGLERVKNSFNSYPIDRLASAGAVAALEDVEYFERTRQAVIETRSRMTAGLQSLGFEVLPSAANFVFARHPSKDAAGLAAALRERSIIVRHFRHERIDQFLRITVGTDEQCELLLKALAEVLQA, from the coding sequence ATGAGCCGCTTCTGGAGTCCCGTGGTCGGGACGCTCAGTCCGTATGTTCCGGGCGAGCAGCCCAAGCTTCAGAACCTGGTCAAGTTGAACACCAACGAGCATCCGTATGGGCCGTCGCCCAAGGTGCTCGACGCGATCCGCTCTGCCTGCGACGACACGCTGAAGCTCTACCCGGACCCCTCGTCCGACCGCCTGCGGCAGACCATTGCCGGCACGGTCGGCGTGCAGCCGGGCCAGGTCTTCGTGGGCAACGGTTCCGACGAAGTGCTGGCGCATGTGTTCCTGGCGTTGCTCAAGCATGAGCGCCCGCTGCGCTTTCCGGACATCACTTACAGCTTCTATCCGGTCTATTGCGGTCTGTACGGCATCCAGTACGAAACGGTGCCGCTGACGGCGGATTTCAGGATCGCCGTCGAAGACTATCTGCCCGGCGGCAAGGGGCAGGCGGGCGCCATCATCTTCCCGAATCCCAATGCGCCCACCGGCCGCGCGCTCAGCGCGGCGGAGGTCGAGCGCATCGTGGCCGGCAATCCCGACGCGGTCGTCGTGGTGGATGAGGCCTACGTGGATTTTGGCGGAGAGTCCGTCATTCCTTTGGTGGACCGCTACGACAACCTGCTGGTCGTGCAGACGCTGTCCAAGTCGCGTTCGCTGGCGGGCTTGCGCGTCGGTTTTGCCGTAGGCAGCGCCGAGCTCATCGACGGGCTGGAGCGTGTAAAGAACAGTTTCAACTCCTACCCCATCGACCGCCTTGCCTCCGCGGGTGCGGTGGCGGCCCTGGAAGACGTGGAGTACTTTGAACGTACTCGCCAGGCCGTGATCGAAACCCGCTCGCGGATGACGGCGGGCCTGCAATCCCTGGGCTTCGAAGTGCTGCCCTCGGCCGCGAACTTCGTGTTTGCGCGGCACCCTTCAAAAGATGCCGCCGGCCTGGCCGCCGCCTTGCGCGAGCGCAGCATCATCGTGCGCCACTTCCGCCATGAACGCATCGATCAGTTTTTGCGAATTACCGTGGGCACCGATGAGCAGTGCGAACTGCTGTTGAAGGCGCTTGCGGAGGTCCTGCAGGCTTGA
- the der gene encoding ribosome biogenesis GTPase Der, producing MSFKPVVALVGRPNVGKSTLFNRLTRSRAALVADYSGLTRDRHYGEGRVGEIPFIVIDTGGFEPVAKDGILLEMARQTRQAIAEADVVVFLVDARAGINAHDHEIAQLLRKSGQQRVLLAVNKAEGMGASGAISEFHELGLGQPYPISAAHGDGIVDLIELALRDLAEPPAEEDAFEEAEHDHRIKLAIVGRPNVGKSTLINTLMGEERVIAFDMPGTTRDAIEIDFERDGRRYTLIDTAGLRKRGKVFEAVEKFSVIKTLQAIEASNVVLLMLDAQTEISEQDAHIAGFVLETGRAVVVAINKWDGLDSEAKERIEREFQRKLRFLSFARMHTISALRGQGVKPLLKSINAAHAAAFAKLSTPKLTRELQIAVEQQQPPRKGIFRPKMRYAHQGGQNPPLVIIHGNALDAIPDSYRRYLETRFRNAFDLAGTPLRIEFKSSHNPYTQES from the coding sequence GTGTCTTTCAAGCCTGTCGTCGCCCTGGTCGGCCGCCCCAATGTGGGGAAGTCGACCCTATTCAACCGCCTGACGCGATCGCGCGCCGCGCTGGTGGCCGATTACTCCGGCCTGACCCGCGATCGCCATTACGGCGAGGGCAGGGTAGGCGAGATCCCCTTCATCGTCATCGATACCGGTGGTTTCGAACCCGTCGCCAAGGACGGCATCCTGCTGGAGATGGCGCGCCAGACCCGGCAGGCCATCGCCGAGGCCGATGTCGTGGTGTTCCTGGTTGATGCCCGCGCGGGCATCAACGCCCATGACCACGAAATCGCCCAGCTGCTGCGCAAATCCGGCCAGCAGCGCGTGCTGCTGGCGGTGAACAAGGCGGAAGGCATGGGCGCCAGTGGCGCCATTTCCGAGTTCCATGAACTCGGGCTGGGCCAGCCTTATCCGATTTCCGCGGCGCACGGCGACGGCATCGTCGACCTGATCGAGCTGGCGCTTCGAGATCTGGCCGAGCCGCCCGCCGAAGAAGACGCATTCGAAGAGGCTGAGCACGATCACCGCATCAAGCTGGCCATCGTCGGCCGCCCCAACGTGGGCAAGTCCACGCTCATCAACACCTTGATGGGCGAAGAGCGCGTGATCGCGTTCGACATGCCGGGCACGACCCGCGACGCCATCGAGATCGACTTCGAGCGCGACGGCCGCCGCTACACGCTGATCGACACCGCCGGCCTGCGCAAGCGCGGCAAGGTGTTCGAGGCGGTCGAGAAGTTCTCCGTCATCAAGACGCTGCAGGCCATCGAGGCCAGCAACGTCGTGCTGCTGATGCTGGATGCGCAGACCGAAATCTCCGAGCAGGATGCGCACATCGCCGGCTTCGTGCTGGAAACGGGGCGCGCCGTGGTCGTGGCCATCAACAAATGGGACGGCCTGGACAGCGAAGCCAAGGAACGCATCGAACGCGAATTCCAGCGCAAGCTGCGCTTCCTGTCGTTCGCGCGCATGCACACCATTTCGGCGCTGCGCGGGCAGGGCGTGAAGCCTTTGCTCAAGTCGATCAACGCGGCGCACGCCGCGGCGTTCGCCAAGCTGTCCACGCCCAAGCTGACGCGCGAGCTGCAGATCGCTGTCGAGCAACAACAGCCGCCCCGCAAGGGCATCTTCCGTCCCAAGATGCGCTACGCGCACCAGGGCGGACAGAACCCGCCGCTGGTCATCATCCACGGCAACGCGCTGGACGCCATTCCGGACTCCTATCGCCGTTACCTGGAAACGCGTTTCCGTAACGCGTTCGATCTGGCCGGTACGCCGCTGCGCATCGAATTCAAGTCTTCGCACAACCCCTACACGCAGGAAAGCTGA
- the bamB gene encoding outer membrane protein assembly factor BamB, translating to MRKFAPGRMWRGAVCLAGLLALGGCGMFSHDDGRYDPAPLTEYKAGMSVRQVWSVSVGSGSGLGFAPTVLGDAVYAATPDGSVGKFDLQSGRAIWKAKVDGKLSAGAGSDGTTTAVAAPNGDVVAFDDTGKVKWKVRATSDVTIPPVVGYGIVVVRSGDYRIQAFDANSGERVWNVQRPGPSLALRSVSQMVLAEGLVITGLPGGKLMAIASNSGNVQWEGTVATPRGASDLERLTDVVGAPRIAGNLLCGVAYQGRIVCFDVTAGGRPLWAKDFSSVSGLSLDERFAYAADQNSVVNAFALDNGGNVWKQAALKNRQVTAPAMLGGALAVGDLEGYVHFLSRSDGSLMARLSVGGGPVVSPPQTTPQGVLIQTGNGNLVLIGAN from the coding sequence ATGCGTAAATTTGCACCTGGTCGTATGTGGCGTGGCGCCGTTTGCCTGGCGGGCTTGCTGGCCCTGGGCGGATGCGGCATGTTCTCCCATGATGACGGCCGCTACGATCCCGCGCCCCTGACCGAATACAAGGCCGGCATGTCCGTGCGCCAAGTCTGGAGCGTCTCGGTCGGCAGCGGCTCGGGACTGGGCTTTGCGCCCACGGTGCTGGGCGACGCCGTCTACGCCGCCACGCCCGATGGTTCGGTGGGCAAGTTTGACCTGCAGAGCGGCCGCGCCATCTGGAAAGCCAAGGTCGACGGCAAGCTGTCAGCCGGCGCCGGCAGCGATGGCACCACTACCGCCGTGGCCGCGCCGAACGGCGACGTCGTCGCCTTTGACGACACCGGCAAGGTGAAGTGGAAAGTCCGTGCCACTAGCGACGTGACCATTCCGCCCGTCGTGGGCTATGGCATCGTCGTGGTCCGCAGCGGCGACTACCGCATCCAGGCCTTCGACGCCAACAGCGGCGAACGCGTCTGGAACGTGCAGCGCCCGGGTCCCTCGCTGGCCCTGCGCAGCGTGTCGCAGATGGTCCTGGCCGAAGGCCTGGTCATTACCGGCCTGCCGGGCGGCAAACTGATGGCCATCGCGTCCAACAGTGGTAACGTGCAATGGGAAGGCACCGTGGCGACGCCGCGTGGCGCCAGCGACCTGGAGCGCCTGACCGACGTGGTCGGCGCGCCTCGCATCGCGGGCAACCTGCTTTGCGGCGTGGCTTATCAGGGACGCATCGTCTGCTTCGACGTCACCGCTGGCGGCCGCCCGTTGTGGGCCAAGGACTTCTCCAGCGTCAGCGGCCTGTCCCTGGACGAACGCTTTGCCTATGCGGCGGACCAGAACAGTGTGGTCAACGCATTTGCGCTGGATAATGGCGGCAACGTCTGGAAGCAGGCGGCATTGAAGAACCGCCAGGTCACCGCGCCCGCCATGCTGGGCGGTGCGCTGGCAGTGGGCGACCTGGAAGGCTATGTGCATTTCCTGTCGCGTAGCGACGGCAGCCTGATGGCGCGCCTGTCGGTAGGCGGCGGTCCCGTGGTGTCGCCGCCGCAGACCACCCCCCAGGGAGTGCTGATCCAGACGGGCAATGGCAACCTCGTCCTGATCGGCGCCAACTAA
- a CDS encoding YfgM family protein, translating into MAYDLEEQEKLDAIKAWWARYGTLVVTLVAAVALAWGGWWGWKAYQSHRANQAMGYFEALEDAARLGGADSSVRIKTAAATLREQYPSTGYAARGALVAAQALQAQKDDAGAREQLEWLAGQSKNPSMQSVARLRLAGMMLDQKQYDAALAQLNNPPAAFAALYADRRGDILAAQGKREEARAAWQSAIDGLGTANPLTQVVQLKLDALSGA; encoded by the coding sequence ATGGCATACGATCTCGAAGAACAGGAAAAACTCGACGCCATCAAGGCGTGGTGGGCGCGCTACGGCACCCTGGTGGTTACGCTGGTGGCGGCGGTCGCGCTGGCCTGGGGCGGCTGGTGGGGCTGGAAGGCCTACCAATCGCACCGCGCCAACCAGGCCATGGGTTACTTCGAAGCGCTGGAAGACGCGGCCCGCCTGGGCGGCGCCGATTCCTCGGTGCGTATCAAGACGGCCGCGGCCACGCTGCGCGAGCAATATCCGTCCACCGGCTACGCCGCGCGCGGTGCGCTGGTGGCGGCTCAGGCGCTGCAGGCCCAGAAGGATGACGCTGGCGCCCGCGAGCAGTTGGAATGGCTGGCCGGCCAGAGCAAGAACCCGTCCATGCAGTCGGTGGCGCGTCTGCGCCTGGCCGGCATGATGCTGGACCAGAAGCAATACGATGCCGCGTTGGCACAGCTGAACAATCCGCCGGCAGCCTTCGCCGCCTTGTACGCGGATCGCCGCGGCGATATCCTCGCCGCGCAAGGCAAGCGCGAGGAAGCGCGCGCCGCCTGGCAAAGCGCCATCGATGGCCTGGGCACGGCAAATCCCCTGACCCAGGTTGTGCAACTGAAACTGGATGCCCTGAGCGGAGCGTGA
- the hisS gene encoding histidine--tRNA ligase: MTQAFQKVAAIRGMNDLLPGASARWEQFEEIVRGWLRGYGYRNVRTPVLEHTRLFARGIGEVTDIVEKEMYTFTDALNGESLTMRPEMTAGIVRASIEHNLLYDRPQRVYSIGPVFRHERPQRGRYRQFHQIDVEALGFAGPDVDAELIVMLARLWKLLGLTDVRLELNSLGQPAERAAHRAALIEHLEKHRDILDEDGQRRMYSNPLRVLDTKNPAMQEMADSAPRLFDFLGEESRAHFDGVCQLLADAGIEYRLNPRLVRGLDYYNLTVFEWVTDRLGSQGTVCGGGRYDGLIELLGGKPAPAVGFAIGMERLLDLWEQSVQVEQPAECDVYVVHQGEEAQRLAARVGEDLRDAGLSVIVHAGSASFKSQFKRADASGARVAVILGADEVAAQTASVKFLRAEAQGEAAQQQVPLAGLADVLNNKG, translated from the coding sequence ATGACTCAAGCTTTCCAGAAAGTCGCCGCCATCCGCGGCATGAATGATCTGTTGCCAGGGGCCAGCGCCCGCTGGGAACAATTCGAGGAAATCGTGCGCGGCTGGCTGCGCGGCTACGGCTATCGCAATGTGCGTACGCCCGTGCTTGAGCATACGCGCCTGTTCGCGCGCGGCATCGGCGAAGTGACCGACATCGTCGAAAAAGAGATGTACACTTTCACCGATGCGCTCAACGGCGAATCGCTGACCATGCGCCCGGAAATGACGGCTGGCATCGTGCGCGCATCCATCGAGCACAACCTGCTCTATGACCGTCCGCAGCGCGTCTATTCCATCGGTCCCGTGTTCCGTCACGAGCGCCCGCAACGCGGCCGCTACCGCCAGTTCCACCAGATCGACGTCGAGGCCCTGGGCTTCGCCGGTCCCGACGTGGATGCCGAACTCATCGTCATGCTGGCGCGCCTGTGGAAGCTGTTGGGCCTGACCGACGTGCGGCTGGAGCTGAATTCGCTGGGCCAGCCGGCCGAACGCGCGGCTCACCGCGCCGCCCTGATCGAGCACCTGGAAAAGCACCGCGACATCCTGGACGAAGACGGCCAGCGCCGCATGTACAGCAATCCGCTGCGCGTGCTGGATACCAAGAATCCCGCCATGCAGGAAATGGCCGACAGCGCGCCGCGCCTGTTCGACTTCCTGGGGGAAGAGTCACGTGCACACTTCGACGGCGTGTGCCAGCTCCTGGCCGACGCCGGCATCGAGTACCGCCTGAATCCGCGCCTGGTGCGCGGTCTGGACTACTACAACCTCACGGTGTTCGAGTGGGTTACCGACCGCCTCGGTTCCCAGGGCACCGTGTGCGGCGGCGGCCGCTACGACGGTCTGATCGAACTGCTGGGCGGCAAGCCCGCGCCCGCAGTGGGTTTTGCGATCGGCATGGAGCGCCTGCTGGACCTCTGGGAGCAGAGCGTGCAGGTCGAACAGCCGGCCGAGTGCGACGTCTACGTCGTCCATCAGGGCGAAGAGGCGCAGCGCCTGGCCGCGCGGGTCGGTGAAGACCTGCGCGATGCCGGCCTGTCGGTCATCGTGCATGCGGGTTCCGCAAGCTTCAAGTCGCAATTCAAGCGCGCCGATGCCAGCGGCGCCCGCGTTGCGGTTATTCTTGGCGCCGACGAAGTGGCTGCGCAGACGGCCAGCGTCAAGTTCCTGCGCGCCGAGGCGCAGGGCGAAGCGGCCCAACAGCAAGTCCCGTTGGCGGGATTGGCCGACGTATTGAATAACAAGGGTTAA
- the ispG gene encoding flavodoxin-dependent (E)-4-hydroxy-3-methylbut-2-enyl-diphosphate synthase, which produces MQESSLPCQDAPPPSVGAAERRATRSVAVKWGDRVVKIGGDAPVVVQSMTNTDTADAIATAIQVKELAQAGSELVRITVNTPEAAREVIAIREQLDRMGVNVPLVGDFHYNGHKLLTQFPDCAQALSKYRINPGNMGGGKRRDDNFAQMIEVACRYDKPVRIGVNWGSLDHELMARKMDENNQRAQPWEAQAVMRDALVVSAISNAQRAEELGLRRDAIILSCKVSHVQDLIAVYRDLSARCDYPLHLGLTEAGMGSKGIVASTAALAVLLQQGIGDTIRISLTPEPGGDRSREAVVAQEILQTMGLRAFTPMVVACPGCGRTSSTFFQELADSIQTFLRRQMPVWRAQYPGVESMNVAVMGCVVNGPGESRHADIGISLPGTGEVPAAPVFVDGERTVTLKGDHIAEEFQAIVEDYVARRYGAPASH; this is translated from the coding sequence ATGCAAGAATCTTCTCTGCCTTGCCAGGATGCCCCGCCTCCCTCCGTGGGAGCGGCTGAGCGCCGCGCCACGCGTTCGGTGGCGGTGAAGTGGGGCGATCGTGTCGTGAAAATAGGCGGCGATGCCCCGGTCGTGGTTCAGTCCATGACCAACACCGACACGGCGGACGCGATCGCCACCGCGATCCAGGTCAAGGAGCTGGCCCAGGCCGGCTCCGAGCTCGTCCGGATCACCGTGAATACGCCCGAAGCCGCGCGCGAAGTCATCGCCATCCGCGAACAGCTCGACCGCATGGGCGTGAACGTGCCGCTGGTGGGCGACTTCCACTACAACGGCCACAAGCTGCTGACGCAGTTCCCGGACTGCGCGCAAGCGCTGTCCAAGTACCGCATCAACCCTGGCAATATGGGCGGGGGCAAGCGGCGCGACGACAACTTCGCGCAGATGATCGAGGTTGCCTGCCGCTACGACAAGCCGGTGCGCATCGGCGTGAACTGGGGCAGCCTGGATCACGAGCTGATGGCGCGCAAGATGGACGAGAACAACCAGCGCGCCCAACCCTGGGAAGCGCAGGCCGTGATGCGCGACGCCCTGGTGGTGTCCGCCATCAGCAACGCGCAGCGCGCCGAAGAGCTCGGCCTGCGGCGCGACGCGATCATCCTGTCCTGCAAGGTCAGCCATGTGCAGGACCTGATCGCGGTCTATCGCGACCTGTCCGCGCGTTGCGACTATCCGCTGCATCTGGGCCTGACCGAGGCCGGCATGGGCAGCAAGGGCATTGTGGCGTCCACCGCCGCGCTGGCCGTGCTGCTGCAGCAGGGCATCGGCGACACCATTCGCATTTCGCTCACGCCCGAACCCGGCGGCGACCGCAGCCGCGAGGCCGTCGTGGCGCAGGAAATCCTGCAGACCATGGGCTTGCGCGCGTTTACGCCCATGGTCGTTGCCTGCCCTGGGTGCGGCCGCACCAGCAGCACGTTCTTCCAGGAACTGGCCGACAGCATCCAGACCTTCCTGCGCCGGCAGATGCCTGTGTGGCGCGCCCAGTACCCCGGCGTCGAAAGCATGAACGTCGCGGTCATGGGCTGTGTGGTCAACGGGCCAGGCGAAAGCCGCCATGCCGATATCGGCATCAGCCTGCCTGGCACCGGCGAAGTGCCGGCGGCGCCGGTATTCGTCGACGGCGAACGCACGGTCACGCTCAAGGGCGACCATATTGCCGAAGAGTTCCAGGCCATTGTCGAAGACTACGTCGCGCGCCGCTATGGCGCGCCCGCCTCTCATTAA